The nucleotide sequence CTTATAACTATTGGAGGTATTGTTTACTCCCTAATTTTATCTTTTCGACACAAATACTTTAACTTAAATACTTCTATTTTAGCATTTACATTTTTACTACTTGGATACATGTCATTTTTCACCCTAGTTATTCGCTCTAATGCTAATACACCGATTGATGAAAATAGTCCTGAAGATGCTGTAAGTCTTTTATCATATCTTAATAGAGAACAATATGGCACCACCCCCCTTCTATATGGGCAATACTACAATACTGAAGTCATAAACTACAAAGATGGTAATCCTGTTTATGTGAAAGATATTAAGAAAGGCAAATATGTAGTATCCGATGACCGTAAACAATCTGTCCCATTATATGACGACGAAAAAAGTGGAATCTTTCCTAGAATGTGGAGTAGAGATGAAAGACATATTTCTGCTTATCAAGAATGGGCAGGGATAAATAACATAAAACAAAAACCAAAATTTACAGAAAATTTAAAATTTTTCCTTTTATATCAAATAAACCATATGTATTTTCGATACTTTATGTGGAATTTTGCTGGCAAACAAAATGACAAACAAGGTCATGGTGAATTAAATAATGGTAATTGGCTTAGCGGAATTAATTTCATTGATGATACACGCCTTGGACCCCAAAAATCACTACCTGATCATTTAGAAAAAAATGCTGGAAGAAATAAATTTTATTTTCTTCCATTAATCCTAGGTTTAATTGGATTGTTTTTTCATTATCAAAAAAACCCGAAAGACACGTGGGCTGTTTTTTTATTGTTCTTTTTTACAGGCCTTGCAATTGTTGTTGAGCTAAATCAAACTCCATTTCAACCCCGTGAAAGAGATTACGCATACGTAGGTTCATTTTATGCTTTTACTATATGGATTGGACTAGGCACGATTCAAGTTTATTATTTTCTGAAAAAATTAGTTAGTAATAAAACTATCAGCCTACTTGTTTCAGTGACATTATTATTTATTCCAACATTAATGGCTGCAGAAGGTTGGGATGATCATGACAGATCTAATAGGTATACTGCTCGAGAGTTTGCAAAGAACTACTTAAAATCCTGTGAACCAAATGCAATACTATTTACAATGGGTGACAATGACACCTTCCCCTTATGGTATATTCAGGAAGTAGAAGGATATAGAACAGATGTTCGTATTGTTAATCTGAGTCTATTAAACACAGATTGGTATATTGATCAAATGAAACGCGATGCATATGATGGTAAAGGGTTGCCGTTTAGCTTAAATCGCAACCAATATAAACAAGGAACAAGAGATGTTGCAATATTTATTGACAAGGGAGCTAGCGACAGACGTCTAAATTTAAAGGATTTTAATAAATGGATTAAAAGCGATCGCCAGGAAACAAAAATAAATATAGGTAAAGACTATGACTTTTATTACACAAAAAAAATTCGAATACCTGTTAATAAAAATAATATAACCGACTTACATCGTGACTCTGTACTAGACTTTCTTGACATAGAATTGAAAACTAGTCAATTAGAAAAAAAGGATATTATGATCCTCGACCTAATCGAACAAAACAACTGGGAAAGACCTATTTATTTTGCAATTACTATAGGTAGCTCAGGAAGGTCATTTTTATACTTAAATGATTTTTTTCGTCTAGACGGTATGGTTTATAAACTAATGCCAAAAAATTATACAAACGAATCTAGCGAGATGGGTGGTATTGACTCCTCAATATTATATCCCATCCTTATGAAAGACTATAAATGGGGTAATTTAAATGAAGATATTTACCTGGACGAAACCAATATTCGTATGACAATGAATTTTAGAAATAATTTCAGTCGATTAGCTCAAAAATTGATAAAAGAAAAAGAATATATTAAAGCAAAAAAAGTTCTTGATTATTGCATGACAATTATGCCTGGAGAAAAAGTTGCATTAAATTATTTTGTTCACCCGATTATTAAAAGTTATTATAACATAAATGAGACAGAAAGTGCTAATAAAATTATTGATTTATTACACACTACTTATACATCTGAGCTGCAATACTATCTCACCTTCCCAGAAAATAAAATAATAGGGGTATCTATGGAGATCTTAAGAAATTTGCAATTTTATAATGAATTAGTTGAGATAGCTTCAAAAAACAACCACCCAAAAGCTCTTGATATGAAACAAGAATTTGAACAATTTTATAGAAGTTATTTAGTACTATAAATTATTTCTTTCTATTTAGAACCGTATGAATAAACTCTAAAAAGAGATTCTTTTTTTCGACATCTACATCCAAGTTTCTTATTATTTCTAAAATATCAGAACTTAAGCCCTTAATTTTATTGTTAACTATATTCCGAACATTTAAATTATCAAAAATAGAACAAACCCTTTCTAATTTATCATCATCTTGGGAGTGATACACTTTGATTAACTCCTCTTTTTGATGTTTATTAGACGAATCTAGAGCTGTAGCATATAAAAATGTTTTTTTGTTTTCAAAAATATCGCCGCCTAATAATTTACCTGTTTGCGACTGTTGACCATATAAGTCTAAATAATCGTCTTGAATCTGAAATAAAGTACCTAAAGAATCGCCCAATCTATTAATTTCATTTAAATGGTGAATGCTTTTTTCTGACAAATAACATGGGGCTGACAATGCAAATTTAATTAAAACACCTGTTTTTAGGTAAATCATTTTATAGTACTGATTTAAACTTAAATCTTTTGTTTTTTGTAAATCAAGATCCAACTGTTGACCTTCACAAATTTCAATTGAAGTTTGAGTAAAATAGTTAAGTAGCTCCTGACTAAAATTAGATTTTAATAAATGTTTATACGCATGAATAATAAGAACATCCCCTGA is from Flavobacteriales bacterium TMED191 and encodes:
- a CDS encoding DUF2723 domain-containing protein; the encoded protein is MKTSVIENISAWLVFIVALTTYCLTMEPTNSWWDCGEYIATAYKLQVGHPPGAPLFLLIANLFSQLALGDTSKVALMVNFMSALCSAGTIIFLFWTIQRIAKKITNKQENAIATLSAAIGSLVYTFSDSFWFSAVEGEVYAMSSLFTAVVFWAIIRWESEVDTNQKANKWLVFIAYLIGLSIGVHMLSLLVIPAIVLIYYFKNYSFNFKGFILANICAVILLGLIYNLIIPQFVNLAGKFEIFFINNLSLPFNSGTIFFFLITIGGIVYSLILSFRHKYFNLNTSILAFTFLLLGYMSFFTLVIRSNANTPIDENSPEDAVSLLSYLNREQYGTTPLLYGQYYNTEVINYKDGNPVYVKDIKKGKYVVSDDRKQSVPLYDDEKSGIFPRMWSRDERHISAYQEWAGINNIKQKPKFTENLKFFLLYQINHMYFRYFMWNFAGKQNDKQGHGELNNGNWLSGINFIDDTRLGPQKSLPDHLEKNAGRNKFYFLPLILGLIGLFFHYQKNPKDTWAVFLLFFFTGLAIVVELNQTPFQPRERDYAYVGSFYAFTIWIGLGTIQVYYFLKKLVSNKTISLLVSVTLLFIPTLMAAEGWDDHDRSNRYTAREFAKNYLKSCEPNAILFTMGDNDTFPLWYIQEVEGYRTDVRIVNLSLLNTDWYIDQMKRDAYDGKGLPFSLNRNQYKQGTRDVAIFIDKGASDRRLNLKDFNKWIKSDRQETKINIGKDYDFYYTKKIRIPVNKNNITDLHRDSVLDFLDIELKTSQLEKKDIMILDLIEQNNWERPIYFAITIGSSGRSFLYLNDFFRLDGMVYKLMPKNYTNESSEMGGIDSSILYPILMKDYKWGNLNEDIYLDETNIRMTMNFRNNFSRLAQKLIKEKEYIKAKKVLDYCMTIMPGEKVALNYFVHPIIKSYYNINETESANKIIDLLHTTYTSELQYYLTFPENKIIGVSMEILRNLQFYNELVEIASKNNHPKALDMKQEFEQFYRSYLVL
- a CDS encoding polyprenyl synthetase family protein, whose product is MHNYSDSFIKLSSLLTTMLDDILIKKEPTSLYNPVNYLLKQKGKNTRSLLTLLTANFWNININKIKHLVLAIESLHNFTLIHDDVMDNALLRRGNPTINSKWSNNQAILSGDVLIIHAYKHLLKSNFSQELLNYFTQTSIEICEGQQLDLDLQKTKDLSLNQYYKMIYLKTGVLIKFALSAPCYLSEKSIHHLNEINRLGDSLGTLFQIQDDYLDLYGQQSQTGKLLGGDIFENKKTFLYATALDSSNKHQKEELIKVYHSQDDDKLERVCSIFDNLNVRNIVNNKIKGLSSDILEIIRNLDVDVEKKNLFLEFIHTVLNRKK